From Ferviditalea candida, the proteins below share one genomic window:
- the pseI gene encoding pseudaminic acid synthase, translating to MDTIQIADRKIGRDHPPLIVAEMSGNHNQSLERALELVEAAAKAGAHALKLQTYTANTMTLDLQQGDFYIDDPNSLWKERSLYQLYRQAYTPWEWHKPIFDRCKELGLIGFSTPFDVTALAFLESLDVPFYKIASFENTDIPLIRKVAATGKPMILSTGMATLAELEESVQAARESGCRDLILLKCTSSYPASPEDSNIATIPHMSGLFQCQVGISDHTLGIGAAIASVAIGATVIEKHLALSRDCGGVDAAFSLEPHEMAALVEESKRAWQALGTVHYGPTEKEKASLRFRRSLYVASDMKAGEVFTPDNLRVIRPGYGLPPKYYDQLLGKPIKRDVKKGTAVTWEFI from the coding sequence ATGGATACCATTCAAATTGCGGACAGGAAGATTGGACGGGATCATCCGCCGCTGATTGTCGCGGAAATGTCCGGCAATCACAACCAATCCCTTGAACGGGCTCTGGAGCTGGTAGAAGCGGCGGCCAAGGCGGGGGCACACGCATTGAAGCTGCAAACTTATACGGCAAATACCATGACATTGGACCTTCAACAAGGCGATTTCTATATTGACGATCCCAATAGTCTTTGGAAAGAAAGATCTCTCTATCAATTATATCGGCAGGCTTATACCCCATGGGAATGGCACAAACCCATTTTCGACCGCTGCAAAGAACTGGGTCTGATCGGATTCAGCACGCCGTTTGACGTAACCGCGCTGGCGTTTTTGGAATCTCTGGATGTTCCATTCTATAAAATCGCGTCCTTCGAAAATACGGATATACCGCTGATTAGAAAGGTCGCCGCTACCGGCAAGCCTATGATCCTCTCTACGGGCATGGCGACCTTGGCGGAACTGGAAGAATCGGTTCAAGCCGCGCGGGAATCCGGTTGTCGCGATTTGATTTTGCTTAAGTGCACCAGTTCGTACCCGGCTTCCCCGGAAGACAGCAATATCGCGACGATTCCGCATATGAGCGGATTATTTCAATGTCAAGTCGGAATATCCGACCATACCCTCGGCATCGGAGCCGCGATTGCCAGTGTTGCCATAGGTGCGACGGTGATTGAAAAACATCTTGCCCTTTCCCGCGATTGCGGAGGGGTGGATGCCGCCTTTTCCCTGGAACCCCATGAAATGGCGGCGCTGGTGGAGGAAAGCAAAAGAGCGTGGCAAGCTTTGGGAACCGTTCATTACGGTCCCACCGAAAAAGAGAAGGCTTCCCTCCGGTTCCGACGCTCCCTATATGTTGCAAGTGATATGAAAGCGGGAGAGGTTTTTACTCCGGACAACTTGCGGGTTATTCGGCCCGGTTACGGTTTGCCGCCTAAATACTATGACCAGCTGCTGGGCAAACCGATTAAACGGGATGTGAAGAAAGGAACGGCCGTTACCTGGGAATTCATTTAA
- a CDS encoding NAD-dependent epimerase/dehydratase family protein: protein MNVLITGGAGFIGRWTVKTLLNKGHEVWILDNLSNGRTENLHEFQGHPHLKEVMIGDIKDRELIRNLPFASFEICIHLAASINVQDSIDDPETTFANDALGTFLLLEECRKHRTKMVYMSTCMVYDRSFDERGIAEDHPVKPASPYAGAKLAGENMVLSYHYAYGLPVVVLRPFNTYGPFQKSGGEGGVIPIFIQRKLASEHLLINGNGEQTRDFLYVEDCADFIILAAESDRVNGEILNAGVGRDVTINHLAEMIAGNTRQIRHIPHIHPQSEIMKLLCNNRKADALLGWKPKTALSEGLKITEEWLKNQRRLSDSGEG from the coding sequence ATGAATGTTCTAATTACCGGCGGCGCGGGATTTATCGGACGTTGGACGGTTAAAACTTTATTGAACAAAGGACACGAGGTTTGGATTCTTGATAATTTATCCAACGGAAGAACTGAAAATTTGCATGAGTTTCAAGGTCATCCGCATTTAAAAGAAGTGATGATCGGGGATATCAAGGACCGGGAGCTGATTCGCAATCTCCCCTTCGCCTCCTTCGAAATCTGCATCCATCTTGCCGCCTCGATCAATGTTCAGGACAGCATTGATGATCCGGAAACCACTTTTGCCAACGACGCGCTGGGAACTTTCCTGCTGTTGGAGGAGTGCCGCAAACATCGCACAAAGATGGTATATATGAGCACTTGCATGGTTTATGACCGTTCCTTTGATGAACGGGGAATCGCCGAAGATCATCCCGTGAAACCCGCATCTCCCTATGCAGGCGCAAAACTCGCCGGGGAGAATATGGTGCTTTCCTATCATTATGCCTATGGATTGCCGGTGGTCGTGCTCAGGCCATTTAACACTTACGGACCATTTCAGAAATCCGGGGGAGAAGGAGGGGTCATTCCAATTTTCATCCAAAGAAAACTTGCATCCGAACACCTATTAATTAACGGGAATGGGGAGCAAACCAGAGATTTTTTGTATGTGGAGGATTGCGCTGATTTTATCATTCTGGCGGCGGAATCGGACCGTGTGAACGGCGAGATCTTGAATGCGGGCGTTGGGCGGGATGTGACCATCAATCATTTGGCGGAAATGATTGCGGGGAATACGCGGCAAATTCGGCATATTCCGCATATTCATCCGCAGAGTGAAATCATGAAGCTCCTATGCAATAACAGAAAAGCGGATGCATTATTAGGTTGGAAACCAAAAACGGCTTTGTCCGAAGGCCTGAAAATCACTGAAGAATGGTTGAAAAATCAGCGGCGCTTATCCGATTCGGGTGAAGGTTAA
- the pseC gene encoding UDP-4-amino-4,6-dideoxy-N-acetyl-beta-L-altrosamine transaminase — protein MGTLALFGGKPVRDSFLPYGHHWLDEDDMQQVVQTLKSPVITQGSVVEQFEEAVADYTGARYAVAFSSGTAALHGACHAAGLENGDELLTSANTFAASANCALYVGAQPVFADIDPRTYNIDPGGIENRLSERTRAIVPVDFSGQPADLDPIMKLAEKHELVVIEDAAHALGALYRGRKVGTLADMTMFSFHPVKLVTTGEGGMIVTDHREWYEKLKSFRTHGVSKEPSRMGRYEGPWYYEMNDLGYNYRMTDFQAALGVSQIKKIDRFLYLRNQWAQLYQQAFSGIDGIIPPYQPDDIRSGWHLYVIRLELEKLKTGRKEIFEALRAENIGVHVHYLPVYWHPYYEKLGYRRGLCPQAEAYYQTAITLPLFPKMTKSDVETVVEAVKKVVRFFRK, from the coding sequence ATGGGCACATTGGCCTTATTCGGCGGCAAGCCCGTCAGGGACAGCTTTCTCCCATACGGTCATCATTGGTTGGATGAGGATGATATGCAGCAGGTCGTCCAAACGTTAAAAAGCCCCGTCATTACCCAGGGGTCCGTCGTAGAACAATTCGAGGAGGCGGTTGCCGACTACACGGGTGCCAGGTACGCCGTGGCTTTTTCCAGCGGAACCGCGGCTTTGCACGGAGCCTGCCATGCGGCGGGACTGGAGAATGGGGACGAGTTGTTAACCTCGGCCAACACCTTTGCAGCCAGTGCGAATTGCGCCCTTTATGTCGGAGCGCAACCGGTGTTTGCGGATATCGACCCACGCACGTACAATATTGATCCCGGCGGGATAGAGAATCGGCTCAGCGAACGGACAAGGGCGATCGTCCCGGTTGATTTTTCCGGCCAGCCGGCCGACCTGGATCCGATCATGAAGCTTGCCGAAAAGCACGAGCTGGTGGTCATCGAAGACGCAGCCCATGCGTTGGGGGCGCTGTACCGCGGCCGGAAGGTCGGGACCCTGGCGGATATGACCATGTTCAGCTTTCATCCGGTGAAGCTGGTTACCACGGGTGAAGGCGGCATGATCGTCACGGATCATCGCGAATGGTATGAGAAATTGAAGAGTTTCCGAACGCACGGGGTCAGCAAAGAACCGAGTCGCATGGGCAGGTATGAGGGCCCATGGTACTATGAAATGAACGATTTGGGATACAACTACCGCATGACGGATTTTCAAGCCGCCTTGGGAGTAAGCCAGATCAAAAAGATCGATCGCTTTTTATACTTGCGCAATCAATGGGCTCAGCTGTACCAACAAGCATTTTCCGGGATAGACGGCATTATCCCGCCCTATCAACCCGATGATATCCGTTCGGGCTGGCATTTATACGTCATCCGATTGGAATTGGAGAAACTCAAAACCGGAAGAAAAGAAATATTCGAAGCGCTGCGTGCGGAAAACATCGGGGTTCATGTGCATTATCTCCCGGTATATTGGCATCCGTACTATGAAAAACTCGGATATCGGAGAGGGCTCTGTCCGCAAGCCGAGGCGTATTATCAGACAGCGATCACGCTCCCGTTGTTTCCGAAAATGACCAAAAGCGATGTGGAAACGGTGGTTGAGGCGGTGAAAAAAGTCGTTCGTTTTTTTCGGAAATAA
- a CDS encoding methyltransferase domain-containing protein → MSILNRIKELYDRNSNILKYLRNLDAGSGNSVGDIAISYDFQAGVYTEAYKKDPAFRNEFGCRLAKIIQSLGHFSSLLEVGVGEATTLGPTLKQFKAAPKQCYGFDISWSRIKYARKFLSEIDSRDIELFVGDLFRTPLKNNSIEIVYTNHSIEPNGGNERAALEELYRITNKYLILLEPSYEFADEQARNRMIEHGYITNLYATAKELGYDIIEHRLFDISVNPLNPTGLMIIQKQEHGTIAEPLCCPITKTDLIRRNHALFSPESLLAYPIIDDIPCLLQQNAIVATKFLDNQ, encoded by the coding sequence ATGAGTATCCTGAACAGAATCAAAGAGTTATACGATCGGAATAGTAATATCTTGAAGTACTTAAGAAATTTGGATGCTGGCAGCGGCAACTCTGTCGGGGATATTGCAATCAGCTATGATTTTCAGGCCGGAGTTTATACCGAAGCTTATAAAAAAGATCCCGCTTTTCGAAACGAATTCGGTTGCCGCTTGGCCAAGATTATTCAGAGTCTTGGGCATTTTTCTTCATTATTGGAAGTCGGTGTCGGGGAAGCGACAACGCTGGGACCCACACTCAAGCAATTTAAAGCCGCCCCCAAGCAGTGTTACGGTTTCGATATTTCATGGTCGAGAATAAAATACGCAAGGAAATTCCTGAGCGAAATCGACTCTCGCGACATAGAGCTCTTCGTCGGCGATTTATTCCGCACTCCGTTGAAAAACAACTCCATAGAAATCGTTTATACGAATCATTCCATCGAACCTAATGGAGGGAATGAGCGTGCGGCATTGGAGGAACTGTATCGCATTACGAACAAATATTTGATTTTATTGGAGCCGTCCTACGAATTTGCAGACGAGCAAGCCAGAAACAGAATGATCGAGCACGGCTATATCACCAATCTGTATGCAACGGCCAAAGAACTCGGATACGACATCATCGAGCACCGATTATTCGATATCTCCGTCAATCCGCTTAATCCCACAGGACTGATGATCATCCAAAAGCAAGAACACGGCACGATCGCGGAGCCGTTATGCTGCCCGATAACCAAAACGGATTTAATCAGAAGGAATCATGCGCTTTTTTCTCCGGAAAGCTTGTTGGCTTACCCGATCATCGATGATATTCCGTGCTTGCTGCAACAAAATGCGATTGTCGCAACCAAATTTTTGGATAACCAGTAA
- a CDS encoding SDR family NAD(P)-dependent oxidoreductase: MELHKLFDLTGKNAIITGGAGYLGKSISESLSEAGANVFVASRDLEKCTAWASQLSGKTRNYAEGRRLDISDELSIQSCFEDIYARFGTIDILVNNSSFSSPGKVEELTEKAWNDGIDGTLNGVFRCTKYALSYMMAQRKGVILNVASMYGVVSPNPEIYGTTGFDNPANYGAGKAGIIQFTKYVACHYGRFGIRCNAISPGPFPQEDVQKNPWFMEQLSRKTPLGRIGRPDELKGAVVFLSSEASSYITGQNICADGGWTAW, encoded by the coding sequence ATGGAACTGCATAAATTATTCGATCTTACCGGAAAAAATGCGATCATTACCGGCGGAGCGGGATATTTGGGCAAGTCCATCTCCGAAAGCTTATCGGAGGCAGGGGCGAATGTTTTTGTGGCAAGCAGGGATTTGGAGAAGTGTACGGCTTGGGCCTCCCAATTATCCGGCAAGACTCGCAACTATGCTGAAGGCCGGAGGTTGGACATCTCCGACGAGCTTTCAATTCAGTCTTGTTTTGAGGATATTTATGCTAGATTCGGCACAATTGACATTCTCGTGAACAATTCCTCGTTTTCCTCCCCGGGCAAGGTGGAGGAATTGACGGAAAAAGCATGGAACGATGGCATAGACGGAACGCTGAACGGAGTGTTCAGATGTACGAAATATGCGCTTTCTTATATGATGGCCCAGCGAAAAGGCGTCATTCTCAATGTGGCTTCCATGTATGGAGTCGTATCTCCAAATCCGGAAATTTACGGAACAACCGGCTTTGACAATCCGGCAAATTACGGAGCTGGGAAAGCCGGAATCATCCAATTCACCAAGTATGTCGCATGTCATTACGGCCGATTCGGCATCCGCTGCAACGCGATTTCCCCGGGACCGTTCCCGCAGGAAGACGTTCAGAAGAATCCATGGTTTATGGAACAATTGAGCCGAAAAACCCCCTTGGGGAGGATCGGTCGACCGGATGAACTGAAAGGAGCAGTCGTGTTCTTGTCTTCGGAAGCGTCCAGCTATATCACGGGGCAAAATATTTGTGCCGACGGAGGCTGGACAGCTTGGTGA
- a CDS encoding cytidylyltransferase domain-containing protein produces MNGKKIITVIQARFNSARLPGKALLDLCGKPVLERVVDQVRQASHSGEIWVATSDQSTDDPIARTCDRLHVHVHRGSLSDVLGRFCGAVHQSQADLIVRVTADNPLTEPRFIDAGVLQMMADRYDYIYFENIPYGSGVEIITKEALFASDRMALDAQDREHVTSFMKRNPGRFHIGRFSPPTRLSRPDIRVTLDTVEDYIRLFHMFHHFGNTTVTLEKAIAYLGRGAQ; encoded by the coding sequence GTGAACGGGAAGAAGATCATCACAGTCATCCAAGCGCGGTTTAACTCCGCAAGGTTGCCCGGAAAGGCGCTCTTGGATCTATGCGGCAAACCGGTGCTGGAAAGAGTTGTCGATCAAGTGAGGCAGGCGAGTCATTCCGGAGAAATTTGGGTCGCCACTTCGGATCAGAGTACGGATGATCCGATCGCGCGCACCTGCGACAGATTGCATGTACATGTCCATAGAGGAAGCCTGAGTGATGTTCTGGGGAGATTCTGCGGAGCCGTTCATCAGTCGCAAGCCGATCTCATCGTTCGGGTAACGGCCGATAATCCGTTAACGGAACCCCGATTCATTGATGCGGGAGTTCTTCAAATGATGGCAGATCGGTACGACTACATCTATTTCGAGAACATACCCTACGGTTCGGGGGTGGAGATTATTACCAAGGAGGCTTTATTTGCGTCTGATCGAATGGCCTTGGATGCACAGGACCGGGAACATGTCACTTCCTTCATGAAGCGAAATCCAGGCCGATTTCATATCGGCAGATTTTCCCCTCCGACCCGACTATCGCGCCCCGACATTCGGGTTACTTTGGATACCGTGGAGGATTACATCCGGTTATTTCATATGTTTCACCATTTCGGAAACACCACCGTGACTTTGGAAAAAGCCATCGCTTATTTGGGTAGAGGAGCGCAATAA